From the Fusarium poae strain DAOMC 252244 chromosome Unknown contig_4, whole genome shotgun sequence genome, one window contains:
- a CDS encoding uncharacterized protein (TransMembrane:5 (o6-26i38-56o62-83i95-113o119-136i)) has protein sequence MDDAALPDIVDTILCLVHSLTTLKLARPLLRGNKTTRAAYQAPAIIRPVLAVVTVIRKDPWMHGAVVKLLHAFLYTRFLIFASKRIRLTKVQSQATIYAQSVFLGAILAIESSGLPGGVAVYIASVGFVMVLNRFVSNHLCRSPEAVKSSPLFDQLLARSFLWIGPADLNSIKAHQPSALASSADDEYANDNAAGEDQNFFQTLKLLKRY, from the exons ATGGATGACGCCGCGCTGCCAGATATCGTGGACACAATCCTGTGTCTGGTCCACTCTCTGACAACCCTGAAGCTTGCCAGGCCGTTATTGAGGGGCAATAAAACTACAAGGGCGGCTTATCAGGCGCCCGCCATCATACGACCGGTACTCGCGGTTGTCACGGTCATTCGCAAGGATCCTTGGATGCATGGAGCTGTCGTCAAACTACTACATGCTTTTCTGTACACCAGGTTTCTCATCTTCGCCTCTAAGAGAATCAGGTTGACGAAGGTTCAATCTCAAGCCACAATATACGCCCAGTCTGTCTTCCTAGGTGCTATCTTGGCTATAGAGTCATCTGGGCTGCCTGGAGGGGTGGCAGTCTACATTGCCTCGGTTGGTTTCGTAATGGTCCTGAATCGATTTGTATCCAACCATTTATGTCG ATCACCAGAAGCAGTAAAGTCTTCCCCGCTATTTGATCAACTTTTAGCACGATCTTTCTTGTGGATTGGACCGGCTGATCTTAACAGCATCAAGGCTCATCAACCTTCAGCACTTGCATCCTCTGCAGACGATGAATATGCCAATGACAATGCCGCTGGCGAAGACCAAAACTTCTTCCAAACTCTCAAGTTATTGAAGCGATATTAG